The nucleotide sequence AACCTGCTACCCAAGCGCGGCCACGGCGCCGTCTTCGTCGTCGAGGACGGCCGCGCGATCGGCGTCGTCACTGAGGCCGACTGCCAGGACGTCGACCGGTTCACCCAGCTGCACTCGGTGATGTCGCGCGAGGTGCTGACGCTGCCCGACGGCGTCGCCGCGGAGGACGCGTTCAACCAGCTGCACGACGGACGGCACCGGCTGGCCCCGGTGGTCGGCACGGACGGCCGCATCGTCGGCATCCTGACCCGCGAGCGGGCGCTGCGGGCCACCCTGTACGCGCCGGCGCTCGACGACGCCGGGCGCATGCGCATCGGCACGGCCGTCGGCATCAACGGCGACGTCGAGGGCAAGGCGAAGGCGCTACTGGCCGCCGGCACCGACGTGCTGGTGGTCGACACCGCGCACGGGCACCAGGAGCGCATGCTCGACGTCCTGCGACGGGTCCGGTCGCTGGACCCGCAGGTGCCCGTCGTCGCCGGCAACGTCGTGACGGCCGAGGGGGTCAGCGACCTCGTCGCGGCCGGGGCCGACATCGTGAAGGTCGGCGTCGGACCAGGCGCCATGTGCACCACCCGCATGATGACCGGCGTCGGCCGGCCGCAGTTCTCCTCCGTCCTCGAGTGCGCCCGGCGCGCCCGCGAGCTGGGCGTCCACGTGTGGGCCGACGGCGGCGTGCGGCACCCGCGCGACGTCGCCCTGGCACTGGCCGCGGGGGCGGACAACGTGATGATCGGGTCCTGGTTCGCCGGCACCTACGAGTCCCCCGGCGACGTGCTGCGCGACGGCGAGGGCCGGATGTACAAGGAGAGCTTCGGCATGGCGTCGGCCCGCGCGGTGCGGCTGCGCACCGCCGAGGACTCCGCGTTCGAGCGGGCCCGCAAGGGCATCTTCGAGGAGGGCGTCTCGCAGGCGCGCATGTACCTCGAGCCGTCGCGGCCCAGCGTCGAGGACCTCGTCGACACCATCGTCGCCGGGGTGCGCAGCTCCTTCACCTATGTCGGCGCCGGGACGATCGAGGAGTTCCGCGAGCGCGCCGTGGTGGGTGTTCAGAGCGCTTCGGGGTACACCGAGGGGATGCCTGTGGACGTGAGCTGGTGACCACCGCCCTGGCGGTCCGGTATGCCCGGTACGGCGACCCCGGCGTGCTGTCGCTGGACGCCGTCGAGCCGCCGGTGCCCGGCGCCGGCGAGGTGCGGGTCGCGGTCCGCGCGGCCGGCGTCAACCCGTACGACGCCAAGGCGCGGCGCGGCCTGTACGCGAGCGACGGCGCACCGGCCGAGCCCGCGCGGGTCGGCCTGGAGTACGCCGGCACCATCGACGCGCTCGGGCCGGACGTCACCGGCTGGTCGCCGGGCGACGACGTGTTCGGGCTGGCGTCCGGCTCGGCCGCCACGCACATCGTCGTTCCGGCCGAGGGGCTGGTGGCCAAGCCCGCCCGGCTCTCGTTCGTGCAGGCGGCCGCGCTGCCGGTGGCCTGCGAGACGGCGTACCGCGTGATCCGGCTGCTGGACGTCCGGGCCGGCGACATCCTGCTCGTGCACGCCGCCGCCGGCGCGGTCGGACTGGTGGCCGGTCAGCTGGCGCTGGCCCGCGGCGCCCGGGTCATCGGCACCGCGGGACCGGCGAACCACGAGTTCCTGGCCTCGCTCGGGGTCGAGCCGGTGCTCTACGGCGACGGGCTGGCTGCGCGCGTGCGGGCGCTGGCCCCGGACGGCGTCGACGCCGTGCTGGACGCGTCGGGGCGCGACGTGCTGCCGGTGTCGATCGAGCTGGCCGGCGGCCCGGACCGGGTCGTCACCATCGCCGACGGGTCCGCCGCGCAGTACCGCGTGCGAGCCAGCTGGACCGCGGACCTGCCGCTGCCGGAGGTGTTCGAGGCGGTGCTGCCGCTGGTCGAGCAGGGGACGGTGCGGATGCCCATCGCCGCGACGTTCCCGCTGGAGCAGGTCGCCGCCGCCCAGGAGCTCAGCGAGACCGGCCACCTGCGCGGCAAGATCGTCCTGACGGTCGGCTGATCGGGCCGGCTGGTCAGGCCGCGAGCCGGGCCAGCAGCTCGCTCGCCGGCACCGACCCCGGTGCCACCCGCTCCCGCGCCGCGACGACGGCCAACTGGCGGACCAGGTCGTTCGCCGGGGCCGGCACGCCGTGCAGCCGCGCCAGCAGGACGATCTCGCCGTTGAGGTAGTCGGCCTCGATCGAGCCGGTGCCGCGCAGCAGGCTCTGCACCGACGAGCCGCCGCCGGGCGCCTGCCCCTCGAACGCCGGCATCCGCAGGATGTCCCCGCGCCGGGCGAGGTCGGTCTCCTCGTCGACGACGTCGGCGCCGGCCGCCGCCAGCACCGCCTCGCCCTCGGCCCGCAGCAGCTCGACCACGCGCGCGGCGTCGCCGTCGCCGGTGCCGCACAGCGCGGTGACCGCGTTGCCGAGGTTCATCACCAGCTTGCGGTACTTCCACCGCATGATGTCCTCGCGCGGCTCGGAGAGGAAGCCGGCCTTGGCGAGGTCGGCCGCGACCGAACGTGCGACGTCGTCGACGCCGCCCGGGTAGCGGCCGAGGTCGAGGATGCCCGGCACCGGTGCCGACCGCGCCTGCACGACGCCCGCCTGGACGTGCGCCGCCGGAAACATCACGCACACGCCGTACACGTGCGAGAACAGCCGCAGCGCCAGGCGCTCGTTGGCCACGCCGTTCTGGACGCACACGACCGGCGTCGACGGCTCCGCGACCGCGCGCAGCGCCTCCAGCGCGGCCGGGGTGTCCTGGCTCTTCATGGTGAGCACCACGACGTCGCCGGGCTCCACGCCGGCCTCCGCGGGCGACCCGTACACGGGCACCGGGACCGTCGTCGCACCCTCCGGCGACTCGACCCGCAACCCGCCGGACCGGATGGCGGACAGGTGTGCGCCGCGGGCGATGAGTCGGACGTCGAACCCGGCCGTGTGCAGGCGTGCGCCGAGGACGCCGCCGATCGCGCCGGCGCCGTAGATCACGAAGGCCATGGTCGTACGGTATCCGGTCGCCGCGCGCAGTAGAATTCCGCGGCGTGACCGAGTCGACTCTCCCCGAGCCCGCCCTGCCGTCCGTCTACGACCCGGCGGCGGTAGAGATGCCCCTCTACCAGGGCTGGGTCGACCGCGGCTATTTCGAGGCCGACGAGAAGAGCGACAAGCCCCCGTACTGCATCGTCATCCCGCCGCCGAACGTCACCGGGTCGCTGCACCTGGGCCACGCGTTCGAGCACACGCTGATCGACGCGCTGGTGCGGCGGCGGCGCATGCAGGGCTACGAGGCGCTGTGGATGCCCGGCATGGACCACGCGGGCATCGCCACCCAGAACGTCGTCGAGCGCGAGCTGGCCAAGGAGGGCGCGTCGCGGCACGACCTCGGGCGTGAGGCGTTCGTCGAGAAGGTCTGGGAGTGGAAGGCCGAGTCCGGCGGCCGCATCCTCGCCCAGATGCGCCGGCTCGGCGACGGCGTCGCCTGGAGCCGCGAGCGGTTCACCATGGACGAGGGCCTGTCGCGCGCCGTCCAGACCATCTTCAAGCGGCTCTACGACGACGAGCTGATCTACCGCGCCGAGCGGATCATCAACTGGTGCGTGCGCTGCCACACCGCGCTGTCCGACATCGAGGTGGAGCACAGTGAGGACGAGGGCGAGCTGGTCTCGATCCGCTACAGCGACGACGTCGTCGTGGCCACCACCCGCGCTGAGACGATGCTCGGCGACACCGCCGTGGCCGTGCACCCCGACGACGAGCGCTACAAGCACCTCATCGGCACCGAGCTGGAGCTGCCGCTGACCGGCCGGCGCATCCCGGTCGTCGGCGACCCGCACGTCGACCCGTCGTTCGGCACCGGCATGGTCAAGGTCACGCCGGCGCACGACCCCAACGACTTCGAGATCGGCCGCCGGCACGACCTCCCGATGCTCACCATCATGGACGAGCAGGGCGTCATCACCGCGCACGGCCCGTTCCAGGGGCTGGACCGCTTCGAGGCCCGGCCGGCCATCGTCGCCGCGCTGCGCGAGCAGGGCCGCATCGTCTCCGAGAAGCGGCCGTACGTGCACGCCGTCGGGCACTGCTCGCGATGCAAGACCGTGGTCGAGCCGCGGCTGTCGCTGCAGTGGTGGGTCAAGGTCGAGCCGCTGGCCAAGGCGTCGGGCGACGCCGTCCGCGACGGCCGCGTGGCCATCCACCCGAAGTCGATGGAGGCGCGCTGGTTCGGCTGGGTCGACGACATGCACGACTGGTGCATCTCGCGCCAGCTGTGGTGGGGCCACCGCATCCCGGTCTGGTACGGGCCTGGCGGCGAGGTCGTCTGCGTCGGCCCCGACGACGACGTCCCCAGCGGCGAGGGCTGGGTGCAGGACGAGGACGTGCTCGACACCTGGTTCTCGTCGGCGCTGTGGCCGTTCTCGACGCTCGGCTGGCCCGACGAGACGCCTGCGCTGGAGAAGTTCTACCCGAACCAGGTGCTGGTCACCGGCTACGACATCCTGTTCTTCTGGGTGGCCCGGATGATGATGTTCGGGCTGTACGCGCATGCCGACGCCGGCCCCGATAAGGCGATCCCGTTTCACACCATCGCGCTGCACGGCATGGTCCGCGACGAGCGCGGCAAGAAGATGTCCAAGTCGTTCGGCAACGCCGTCGACCCGCTGGACTGGATGGACGCCTACGGGTCCGACGCGCTGCGGTTCACGCTCGCGCGCGGCGCCAACCCCGGCGCCGACGTCCCGATCGGCGAGGACTGGGTCCAGGCGTCGCGCAACTTCTGCAACAAGCTGTGGAACGCCACCCGGTTCGCGCTGATCAGCGGCGCCCGCGTGGGTGAGCTGCCGCCGTCCGGCGAGCTGACGGCCGTCGACCGGTGGATCCTGTCCCGGCTGAACACCGTGCTGGCCGAGGTCGACGCGTTCTACGAGGACTACCAGTTCGCCAAGGCCAGCGAGACGCTCTACCACTTCGCCTGGGACGAGTTCTGCGACTGGTACGTCGAGCTGGCCAAGACGCAGCTGGGCGCGGGCGGCGCGGGCGGCGCGGTCGCCGGCCGGACCCAGCTGGTGCTCGGGCACGTCCTCGACCGTCTGCTGCGCGTGCTGCACCCGGTGACGCCGTTCGTCACCGAGGCGCTGTGGACGACGCTGACCGGCCAGGAGTCGCTGGTGGTCGCGGACTGGCCGGCGCCCGACGCGGGGCGCGACGACCCCGGCGCCGAGGCCACCGTCGCCGAGCTGCAGCGGCTGATCACCGAGGTGCGCCGGTTCCGCAGCGACCAGGGCGTCAAGCCGGGCCAGAAGGTCCCGGCCCGGCTCGTCGGCGCCGATGCCGCCGTGCTGGCCGGGCACGAGGCCGCGTTCCGGTCGCTGACCCGGCTGACCGAGCCGTCCGACGGCTTCACCGCGACCGCCCAGGTCGTCGTCGGCGCCGTCACCGTCGAGCTGGACCTCTCCGGCGCCGTCGACGTCGAGGCCGAGCGCAAGCGCCTGAGCAAGGACCTCGCGACCGAGCGGAAGGCGCTGGAGCAGGCGCTGCGCAAGCTCGGCAACGAGCAGTTCCTCGCCAAGGCGCCGGAGGCGGAGGTCGACAAGGTCCGCGGCCGCCGCACCGCCGCCGAGGGCGAGATCGCCCGGCTCGAGACCCAGCTGGCCGGCCTGCCGCAGGGCGCGCCGTGAGCGACGACGTCCTGCGCGACATCGAGGCCGAGCTGCTGGCCCGGCGCCCGGAGTCGCGGGTCGAGCCGTCGCTGGAGCGCATCCGCGACCTTGTCGACCTCCTCGGCAACCCGCAGCGCGCGTACCCCGTCCTGCACATCGGCGGCACCAACGGCAAGACGTCGACGGCGCGCATGGCCGACGCGCTGCTGCGCGAGCTGAACCTGCGCACCGGCCGGTACACCAGCCCGCACCTGCAGTCGGTCACCGAGCGCATCGTGCTCGACGGCGAGCCGATCACGCCGGCCCGCTTCGCCGCCACGTACGCCGAGGTCAAGCCGTACCTCGACCTCGTCGACTCCAAGCACGACGTGCTGCTGGGCTACTTCGAGGTGCTGACTGCGCTGGCCTATGCCGCGTTCGCCGACGCCCCCGTCGAGGCCGCCGTCGTCGAGGTCGGCCTGGGCGGCGCCTGGGACGCCACCAACGTCGCCGACGGCCGGGTCGCGGTCGTCACCTCGGTCGCCATCGACCACGTCGAGTACCTCGGTGACACCATCGAGGAGATCGCCACCGAGAAGGCCGGCATCATCAAGCCCGGCGGCTACGCGATCCTCGGGCCGCAGACCACGGCCGCCGCCCAGATCCTGCTCGCGCGCGTCGCCGAGACCGGCGCGACCGTCGCCCGGCAGGGGCTGGAGTTCGGCCTGCGCAGCCGCGAGATGGCCGTCGGCGGGCAGCTTCTCGGCCTGCAGGGGCTGACCGGCCCGTACGACGAGATCTTCCTGCCGCTGCACGGCGAGTACCAGGCGCACAACGCGGCGGCGGCGCTGGCCGCGGTCGAGGCGTTCGTCGGCGGCGGCCGTGAGGCGCTAGACGCCGACCTGGTCCGGGCCGCGTTCGCCCGCGTCACCTCGCCCGGCCGGCTGGAGGCGCTGCGCCGCGGCCCGGTCGTGCTGGCCGACGCCGCGCACAACCCGGCCGGCGCCGCGGCGCTCGCGGCAGCCCTCACCGAGGAGTTCGCCGGCACCGCGCTGGTCGCCGTCGTCGCCGCCATGGCCGACAAGGACGTCGAGGGCATCCTCACCGAGCTGGAGCCCGCGGTCGAGGCCGTGGTCGTCACCGAGAACTCCTCGCCTCGCACCATGCCGGTCGACCAGTTGGCCAATGTCGCCGTCGACGTGTTCGGCCAGGACCGCGTCCACCAGGCGGTGCCGCTGCCCGAGGCGATCGACGTCGGGCTGCGGCTGGCCGAGCGGGAGGAGTCGCTGGGCGGCTACGGAGTGATCGTCACCGGCTCGGTCGTGACGGCGGGCGACGCGCGGGTGGCGTTCGGGGCGGCGTCGTGAACCGCATCGCCGCCGCCATGCTGTCGATCCAGGTGATCGTCGTACTCCTGGCCGTCCCGGTCGCCATCAACATCGCCGACGTCGGCCGCGGCACCGCCTGGCTGGCCGGCGGCGGCATCGCGCTGCTGTGCGTGCTCGGCGCGGCGACCGTGCGCCGCGGCCGGCCCGGCTACGTCCTCGGCACGGCCGCCCAGGTGGCGTCGGTGGCCGCCGGCATCGTGGTGCCGGCGATGCTCATCCTGGGCGGCATCTTCGCCCTGCTGTGGTTCGTCCTGCTGCGCATCGGCCCCCAGGTCGAGCGCGAGAAGGCGGCCCGAGAGGCGCAGCAGCCGGAGTGATGAGGGGCGTTTCAGTGGCGCTCTGGCACCACCGAACCACCCGCCATCACGAACCACCGGCGAGGTAGGCGGCTTCGATCTCGCGCAGGACGGCGCCGGGTTCGGCTCGGAGGCGTGCTGGTGAGACGGGGAGGACGCGCCAGCCGAGGGCGGCGTAGCGGGCGCGGCGTTCCTCGGTGCGTGTGGGTGCGTCGCCGAAGCCGTGGAAGCTGCGCGAGTCGACCTCGACGACCAGGCGGGCGCGTTCCCAGCAGGCGTCGGGGTGGATGCCGCGCTGGCCGGGGAGCACCTGGTTCCAGCGGGGTTCGGGGAGGAACTGGCTGGTGCGGACGAGGTCGCGCAGTTCGCACTCGGGTGCGGAGCGGCAGCCCGCCTCGATGTCCTGCATCGCGAGCCGGGCCAGCGCGCCGCCACGACGTGAGGCGGCGGCGACCTCGTCGCGCAGGGCGCTGAGCGTGGCTCGGCGGCGTTGGACGACTTCGCACAGGAGGGCGCGGGTGTTGCGCAGCGCGAGGTCCCGGTGGTGGCCGGGGTGGTGCCAGCAGCCGGGGCACCCGTCGGTACGGGAACACTCCGGCCGCCAGTCCGCGGGCAGGTGGCCCCGGCGGACCACGGTCTCCACGACGGCCCGCGCCGCCGGGACGACGGGAACCACGCCGGGAACCGGACGATGTCCGGCCTCGTCCAGCAGCACATGGAGCGGTACGCCGCGCGTGGGGTCGTCGTCGACCCACAGCTGCGCCTCGGGAGGGTGAGTCGTCCGGCAGACCCGGACGAAGCCGTTGGTCCGGCGGGCCGAGTCCCAGGACACCAGCACGTCGATCGTGTCACCAGCCGGCGGGCCGTACGCCAGCCCGTGCATCTCAGCCGCCCACGCGCCGCTGATCGCGGCGTCAGGGCCGCCGTGCAGGACCGCTGCCCGGCGCCGGTGCTGCGGGGCGAGCGGTCCGTTGAAGGTCGCGTAGATACCCGGCAGAACGCGCTGCCACGGTCCGCCGGGCCGGATTGCGTACTTGACCGCGTCCCTGGTCATACCGGTGGCCAGGGACTGCTGACGGGTGATCAGGCCGTCCTGCGCCTGTGCGAGTGGGAGAGCGCGTTGAGGTGGCACGATTCGATCGTGCGCGACAGGAGCGCGGAGGGAAAGCGAGAATCCGCGGCCTGTGGACAACGAATGGCGGGTGGTTCGGTGGCGCTGTAGTGCCACTGAACCACCCGCCATCACGCCGCGGACTAGAGGCCGGGGAACCAGAGGTCGAGCTCGCGCTTGGCCGCCTCGGGGGAGTCGGACGCGTGCACGAGGTTCTCGGAGTTGGACAGCGCGAGGTCGCCGCGGATGGTGCCGGGAGCGGCCTTGCGGCCGTCGGTGGCGCCGTTCATCGCCCGCACGACGTCGATGGCCTGGTCGCCGTCGAGGACCAGCGCGACCAGCGGGCCGCCGGTGACGAACTCGCGCAGCGCGGGGTAGAACGGCTTGTCGACGTGCTCGGCGTAGTGCGCGTCCGACAGCGTGGGGTCGATGGTGCGCTGGTCCAGCGCGACGATGGTCAGGCCCTTGCGTTCGTAGCGGGCCAGAATCTCCCCGACCAGGCCGCGGCGGACGGCGTCGGGCTTGATCAGGACGAGCGTGCGCTCGGACACGGATGCTCCTGTGCGGTCGGACGGATCGGCAATGATCCCGACAGTAGCCAATCGGCCCGCCGAGACGCTCGTCAGGTGCGCGGCGGCACGATGAAAGGCTCGTGAAAGCGGCCGCCGGTAGCGTCCACGGTGCTGGGGGTACGCATCCGGCAGGCGGCATGACCACGGTCAGCCATCCAAGGTAAAGTTCCCCCGAACGTCCAGGGGGCAGCGGGGTTGCTTGCACGTCGAAGCGTCCGGCGACGCGGCGTCCTAACCGGTCGCCTCGGCCGGTGCTCCGACACGGTCCCCCGGCTGCGCCCGGCCCTCCCGGCCGGTTCGGGAGGGCAGTGACGGGGCGACGAGGCAGGAGCGGTAGAGGCACCTCATGGCGGGGACAACTCAGACGACTGACGCAGCCAACGAGCGCCAGCGCGCGCGGGAACAGCGCGGCATCCGCAGCAACCAACGCGTCCGGGCCGAGAGCACGCGGCTGCCGGCGCCACCCAGGCAGCGACGCCCGGCACTGGCCGCGCTCGCGGTACTGCTCATCGTCGGCGGTGCGGCCATCGCCGCGCTGCTGGCCATGCGCGTCGACGAGCGCACGCCGGTCCTCGTCGTGACGCAGCCCATCGCCGCGGGGGAGCTGATCCCCGAGAGCGCGATCGGCACCACGCAGGTCGCCGCCGAGGGCACCGACCTCATCCCTGAGTCGCAGCTCGACCTCGTCACCAGCCGCTACGCGCGGGTCAGCATCGCCGAGGGCCAGCTGCTCGACACCACCATGCTCAGTGACCAGGCGCCGCTCCGCGAGGGCCAGGTGGCCGTCGGCGCCTTCCTCGGGCAGGGCTTCCTGCCCGCCGGCGGCCTACGGCCCGGCGACATCGTCGACCTCGTCTCGATCGTCACCGGCGAGGGCGAGACGATCGTCGAGGGCGCCCGGGTCGCCACGGCAACCGCCGCGGAGGGGTCCGGCGACGCAGGGGGCGGCACCGGTTCGCTGGTGACGCTGCTGGTCGACCGCGCCGACTCCGCCACCGTCGGCGGCCTGGCCGCCACCAGCCAGCTCGTCGTCATGCTGGTCGAGCGCGGCACCCCGTTCGAGTCCGGCGAGGAGTGACCGGGGTGCTCATCGCGTTCGCGTCCGCCAAGGGCTCCCCGGGGGTGACCACCACGGTCAACGCGCTCGGGGCCATCTGGCCGTACGACGTCGTCGTCGCCGACTTCGACCCCGCCGGGGGCGACCTCGCGCTGCGTCACCGCGACGCCGAGGGCGAGCCGCTCGACCCCGAGCGCGGCCTGCTGTCGCTGGCCGCCGCCGCCCGCCGGGGCGTCGGTGAGGCGAACATGGCCGAGCACCTGCAGACCGCCGACGGCGGCCTCGACCTGCTGGCCGGCGTCGTCCGGCCCGAGCAGCTCACCGGCATCGGCTCGGTCTGGCCGGCGATGGCCACCATGCTCAAGACGCTGCCGGTCGACGCGCTGGTCGACTGCGGCCGCATCGTCCCCGGCACCCCGCTGCTGCCGGTCATGAACGCCGCCGACGCCGTCGTCTTCGTGGTCCGCCCGGGCATCGAGTACTACGCGCACCTGCGCGAACGGCTGCGCTGGCTGGCCGAGCCGCTGCAGATCGGCCAGGTGGGCAGCATCCCGATCGGCATCGTGCTGGTCACCGACAGCCGCGACACCTCGGCCCCGCGCGACCTCGACCGCCTGCTGCAGCACGACGGCCACCAGGTCACCGTGCTCGGCCGCATCGCCGACGACCCCAAGGCGGCCGGCGCCCTGGCCGGCCGGTGGAGCCGCCGCATCGACCGCTCGCTGCTCGTGCGCTCGGCCCGCGAGCTCAGCGAATCCGTCCGGCGGCTGGCCGACGCACACGCGCGCATCCCGAGCAGGAGCTGACCACGGTGGACCAGAACCTCGTCCGCACCCTCCGCGAGGAGGTCGCCGACACCCTCGCCCGGCAGCGCCGCGACGACGCCGCCAACGGCATTCCGCCGATGTCCGGCGAGGACGAGCGGCAGTTCGCCCGCGCCGTCATCAGCCGGGTCCTCGACGCGCACGCCCGGGCCGAGATCGCCGGCGGCCGCACGCCGCCGTCGGCGGAGGAAGAGGAGGAGATCTCCTCCGGCATCCACGCCGCGCTGTTCGGCGTCGGACGGCTGCAGCCGCTGCTCGACGACCTCGACGTCGAGAACATCGACATCAACGGCTGCGACCAGGTCTTCATCCAGTACGCCGACGGCCGCGAGGTGAACGGCGCGCCGGTGGCCGAGAGCGACGACGAGCTGGTCGAGCTGGTGCAGATCCTGGGCGCCTACTCCGGCCTCACCAGCCGCCCGTTCGACTCCGCGAACCCGCAGCTGGACCTCCGGCTGCCCGACGGCAGCCGGCTCTCGGCCGTCATGGGCGTCTGCGCCCGGCCGTCCATCTCGATCCGCCGGGCGCGGCTGTCGCGGGTGCACCTCGACGACCTCGTCCGCTACGACACGGTCACCGAGGACCTCGCCGCGTTCCTGTCCGCCGCCGTCGCCGCGCGCAAGAACATCATGATCGCCGGGGCCACCAACGCCGGCAAGACGACCATGCTGCGCGCCCTGGCCAACGAGATCCCGTCGGTCGAGCGCATCATCACCGTCGAGCGAGCGCTCGAGCTGGGCCTGGGCGAGTTCGCCGACCTGCACCGCAACGTCGTCGCGTTCGAGGAGCGGCTGCCCAACTCCGAGGGCATGGGCGCCATCACCATGGCCGAGCTGGTCCGGCGCAGCCTGCGCATGAATCCTAGCCGGGTCATCGTCGGCGAGGTGCTCGGCGACGAGATCGTCACCATGCTCAACGCGATGAGCCAGGGCAACGACGGCTCGCTGTCGACCATCCACGCCAACAGCTCCATCGAGGTGTTCAACCGCATCTCGACCTACGCCATCCAGTCGGTCGAGCGGCTGCCCGTCGAGGCGACGATGATGCTGATCGCCGGCGCCATCGACTTCGTCGTGTTCGTCGAGAAGCGCAACGAGTTCGCCGAAGGCGGCCGGCTGCGCCGGTTCGTCTCCAGCATCCGCGAGATCAACGGCGTCGACGGCCGGGTGCTGTCCAGCGAGATCTTCGCCTCCGGCCCCGACGGCGTCGCCGTGCCGGCCGCGCCGATCGCCTGCATCGACGACCTCATGGCGGTGGGCTACGACGTCAACGCGGGCCAGGTGATCGCTTGAGCCCCACCATCCTGCTCATCACCCTGATCGGGGCCGCCATCGGCGCCTCGGTGCTGCTGCTGGTCATCGCGATCCGCGGCAGCGAGCCGAAGCCGCCGTCGCCGGGCTCGTCGCGGTCGGTGGTCGAGAAGCTGGGGAAGCAGACGGTCTACGGCATCATCGCCGGCTTCGTGGCGCTGCTGCTGACCCGCTGGCCGGTCGCGGCCGTCGGTGCCGGTCTGCTGGTGGCGTTCTGGCCGGCGCTGTTCGGCGGGGCGAAGGAGGAGCGGACGTCCATCGCCCGGCTGGAGGGCCTGGCGTCGTGGACCGAGTCGCTGCGCGACACCATCGCCGGCGCCGTCGGCCTCGAGCAGGCCATTCCGGCCACCGTGTACGCGGCGTCGCCGTCCATCCAGCCGCAGCTGCGGCTGCTGGCCGACCGGCTGCGCATCCGCATGCCGATGCCCGAGGCGCTGGAACGCTTCGCCGACGACCTCGACGACGCCAGCGCCGACCTCGTCGTCTCGGCGCTGATCCTCAACGCCCGGCTGCGTGGCCCCGGCCTGCGGCAGGTGCTCTCGTCGCTGGCCGACTCCGCACGTGCCGAGCTCGACATGCGCCAGCGGGTCATGGCCGGCCGGGCCAGCACCCGCCGCTCGGTGCAGATCGTCGTCGGCGTCAGCCTGGTCTTCATGATCGGCCTGTCGATCATCAACCGCGACTTCGTCGAGCCGTACAACTCCGCGGGCGGGCAGATGGTACTGGGCGTCGTCATCGGCATCTTCGCCATCGGCTTCCTCTGGATGCGCCGGCTGGCGAAGTTCGAGATGCCGGCCCGGTTCCTGGTCACGGCCGAGACGGGGGAGGCGCGGGCATGACGCTGATCCTGGTCGCGGGCGCCATCGCCGGCGCGGGCGTGCTGATGTTCGGGTACGTGCTCTCGGTGCCGCGCATCAACCCGGCGGCCGCGCTGGCCCGCCTCGACGCCGAGCGCAGCCGGGCCCGGCGCGACCGCCTCACCGCCGTCACCGTCAGCAGCGGCACCGGCGAGTCGGCCACGATGCGCCGGTTCGGCGGCCGGCTGCGCGGCTCGCTGGAGATCGTCGGGATCAACTTCGGCTCGCTGCGCCGCGACCTCTCGCTGCTCGGCCGCACCGTGGAAGGCCACCTGGCGACCTCCGTGCTGGCCGCGCTGGTCGGCTTCCTGATGCCCGTGGTGCTGGCCGCGATCCTGTCGGTCGCGGAGATCGGCCTGAGCATCCCGGCCGGCACGGTCATCGGGATCATCCTCGCGCTGATCTTCGGCGTGATCCCGACGCTGTCGGCCCGGTCCAGCGCGGCCGACCGGCGGCGCGACTTCCGCCACGTCGTCGGCTCGTTCCTCGACCTCGTGGCGATGAACCTCGCCGGCGGCCGCGGCGTGCCCGAGGCGCTGCAGGCGGCGTCGTCGCTCAGCGACGGCTGGGCGATGGTCCGCATCCGCGACACCCTGCTCACCGCCCGGCTGCACGGCGTCACCCCGTGGGCGG is from Jiangella alkaliphila and encodes:
- a CDS encoding GuaB1 family IMP dehydrogenase-related protein, which produces MRFLHDRVPDQDLTYSDVFLVPNRSQVGSRLDVDLTTADGTGTTIPLVAANMTAVSGRRMAETLARCGGLAIIPQDIPPDVVTDVIAWVKERHAVYDTPLTMPPDGTVGEAYNLLPKRGHGAVFVVEDGRAIGVVTEADCQDVDRFTQLHSVMSREVLTLPDGVAAEDAFNQLHDGRHRLAPVVGTDGRIVGILTRERALRATLYAPALDDAGRMRIGTAVGINGDVEGKAKALLAAGTDVLVVDTAHGHQERMLDVLRRVRSLDPQVPVVAGNVVTAEGVSDLVAAGADIVKVGVGPGAMCTTRMMTGVGRPQFSSVLECARRARELGVHVWADGGVRHPRDVALALAAGADNVMIGSWFAGTYESPGDVLRDGEGRMYKESFGMASARAVRLRTAEDSAFERARKGIFEEGVSQARMYLEPSRPSVEDLVDTIVAGVRSSFTYVGAGTIEEFRERAVVGVQSASGYTEGMPVDVSW
- a CDS encoding NADP-dependent oxidoreductase, whose amino-acid sequence is MVTTALAVRYARYGDPGVLSLDAVEPPVPGAGEVRVAVRAAGVNPYDAKARRGLYASDGAPAEPARVGLEYAGTIDALGPDVTGWSPGDDVFGLASGSAATHIVVPAEGLVAKPARLSFVQAAALPVACETAYRVIRLLDVRAGDILLVHAAAGAVGLVAGQLALARGARVIGTAGPANHEFLASLGVEPVLYGDGLAARVRALAPDGVDAVLDASGRDVLPVSIELAGGPDRVVTIADGSAAQYRVRASWTADLPLPEVFEAVLPLVEQGTVRMPIAATFPLEQVAAAQELSETGHLRGKIVLTVG
- a CDS encoding ketopantoate reductase family protein, with the translated sequence MAFVIYGAGAIGGVLGARLHTAGFDVRLIARGAHLSAIRSGGLRVESPEGATTVPVPVYGSPAEAGVEPGDVVVLTMKSQDTPAALEALRAVAEPSTPVVCVQNGVANERLALRLFSHVYGVCVMFPAAHVQAGVVQARSAPVPGILDLGRYPGGVDDVARSVAADLAKAGFLSEPREDIMRWKYRKLVMNLGNAVTALCGTGDGDAARVVELLRAEGEAVLAAAGADVVDEETDLARRGDILRMPAFEGQAPGGGSSVQSLLRGTGSIEADYLNGEIVLLARLHGVPAPANDLVRQLAVVAARERVAPGSVPASELLARLAA
- a CDS encoding valine--tRNA ligase, which produces MTESTLPEPALPSVYDPAAVEMPLYQGWVDRGYFEADEKSDKPPYCIVIPPPNVTGSLHLGHAFEHTLIDALVRRRRMQGYEALWMPGMDHAGIATQNVVERELAKEGASRHDLGREAFVEKVWEWKAESGGRILAQMRRLGDGVAWSRERFTMDEGLSRAVQTIFKRLYDDELIYRAERIINWCVRCHTALSDIEVEHSEDEGELVSIRYSDDVVVATTRAETMLGDTAVAVHPDDERYKHLIGTELELPLTGRRIPVVGDPHVDPSFGTGMVKVTPAHDPNDFEIGRRHDLPMLTIMDEQGVITAHGPFQGLDRFEARPAIVAALREQGRIVSEKRPYVHAVGHCSRCKTVVEPRLSLQWWVKVEPLAKASGDAVRDGRVAIHPKSMEARWFGWVDDMHDWCISRQLWWGHRIPVWYGPGGEVVCVGPDDDVPSGEGWVQDEDVLDTWFSSALWPFSTLGWPDETPALEKFYPNQVLVTGYDILFFWVARMMMFGLYAHADAGPDKAIPFHTIALHGMVRDERGKKMSKSFGNAVDPLDWMDAYGSDALRFTLARGANPGADVPIGEDWVQASRNFCNKLWNATRFALISGARVGELPPSGELTAVDRWILSRLNTVLAEVDAFYEDYQFAKASETLYHFAWDEFCDWYVELAKTQLGAGGAGGAVAGRTQLVLGHVLDRLLRVLHPVTPFVTEALWTTLTGQESLVVADWPAPDAGRDDPGAEATVAELQRLITEVRRFRSDQGVKPGQKVPARLVGADAAVLAGHEAAFRSLTRLTEPSDGFTATAQVVVGAVTVELDLSGAVDVEAERKRLSKDLATERKALEQALRKLGNEQFLAKAPEAEVDKVRGRRTAAEGEIARLETQLAGLPQGAP